Proteins encoded by one window of Prevotella nigrescens:
- the yihA gene encoding ribosome biogenesis GTP-binding protein YihA/YsxC: MIIKTSEFSISSPSIARCPNDTKNEYAFIGRSNVGKSSLINMLCNHKGLAKTSAKPGKTLLINHFIINKEWYIVDLPGYGYAKSSKTVRNKLEQMIAQYILQRKQLVNVFVLIDIRHEQQKIDREFVDWLGQSNIPFSIVFTKADKLSEGKAKANAEAWMEKLEDTWEVTPPYFITSAEKKTGREEILDYIEGINTELANGTAK; this comes from the coding sequence ATGATAATAAAGACTTCAGAATTCAGCATATCTTCGCCCTCAATAGCGAGGTGTCCCAACGATACGAAGAATGAATATGCATTCATCGGTCGGTCGAACGTCGGCAAGTCGAGCCTGATAAACATGCTTTGCAACCACAAGGGGCTTGCCAAGACATCGGCAAAGCCTGGCAAGACATTGCTTATCAACCACTTCATCATCAACAAGGAGTGGTACATTGTAGACCTCCCAGGCTACGGCTATGCCAAGAGTTCAAAGACTGTGCGCAACAAGCTCGAGCAGATGATTGCGCAATACATCTTGCAACGCAAGCAGCTCGTGAACGTATTCGTGCTCATCGACATACGCCACGAGCAGCAAAAAATAGACCGTGAGTTCGTAGACTGGTTGGGACAGAGCAACATTCCTTTCTCCATCGTCTTCACAAAAGCCGACAAACTGTCGGAGGGAAAGGCGAAGGCGAATGCTGAAGCATGGATGGAGAAGTTGGAAGACACATGGGAAGTTACTCCGCCATACTTCATTACGTCGGCTGAGAAGAAGACTGGCAGAGAGGAAATACTCGACTATATCGAAGGAATAAACACGGAATTGGCAAACGGAACGGCGAAATAG
- a CDS encoding ABC-F family ATP-binding cassette domain-containing protein, which yields MAQIPYLDVQKLSKRFGAQVLFDEISFSIAEGQHVGLIAKNGTGKSTLLSILTGREGYESGSIVYRNDLRVSCLEQSPKFNPEESVLDACFNHKGDPDKVLKAKQILTTLKITDLNQPMGQLSGGQQKRVALANVLILEPDLLILDEPTNHLDLEMIVWLEGFLARGNKTLLMVTHDRYFLDNVCNIILELDNHTIYTYRGNYSFYLEKRQERIANTRAEIARANNLYRTELEWMRRQPQARGHKARYREEAFYELQAKALQRIEERQIRLKASNVYIGSKIFECQYVSKAFGEKVILKDFYYNFARFEKMGIVGNNGTGKSTFIKMLLGLVRPDSGKFDIGETVSFGYFSQDGLKFRDDQKVIDIITDIADYIDLGGGRHMTASQFLNYFLFTPEMQHNYVAKLSGGEKRKLYLCTVLMHNPNFLILDEPTNDLDIQTLQILEEYLQDFPGCVIIVSHDRYFMDKVVDHLLVFKGDGQVQDFPGNYTQYREYQALKSKETIEENKTKEKKTATQRNYHNETRKRMSYKEKREYEMLSADIEKLTNEIEQMEQQLCSGTLAVDRLTEISILLPRKKDELDVKELRWLELSELE from the coding sequence ATGGCGCAGATACCTTATTTAGACGTTCAGAAGCTGTCGAAACGTTTCGGAGCGCAGGTCTTGTTCGACGAAATATCCTTCTCCATTGCAGAAGGACAGCACGTTGGACTGATAGCGAAGAACGGAACGGGCAAGTCTACCCTGCTTTCCATACTCACGGGACGGGAGGGATACGAGTCGGGAAGCATTGTCTACCGTAACGACTTGCGCGTCAGCTGCCTGGAACAAAGCCCGAAGTTCAACCCCGAAGAGTCGGTTCTCGACGCTTGTTTCAACCATAAGGGCGACCCGGACAAGGTATTGAAAGCCAAACAAATACTGACAACGCTCAAGATAACCGACCTAAACCAGCCCATGGGGCAGCTTAGCGGCGGACAGCAGAAGCGTGTGGCACTGGCAAACGTGCTGATACTGGAACCCGATTTGCTCATTCTCGACGAGCCAACCAACCACCTCGACCTCGAAATGATAGTGTGGTTAGAAGGCTTTTTGGCACGAGGGAACAAGACCTTGCTTATGGTTACGCACGACAGATACTTCTTGGACAACGTGTGCAACATCATTCTCGAACTCGACAACCACACCATCTACACCTATCGGGGCAACTATTCGTTTTATTTAGAGAAGCGACAGGAACGCATTGCCAACACGCGGGCAGAAATTGCACGCGCCAACAACCTCTACCGCACCGAGTTAGAGTGGATGCGCAGGCAGCCGCAGGCACGCGGACACAAGGCGCGCTACCGTGAAGAAGCCTTCTACGAACTGCAGGCAAAGGCACTGCAACGCATCGAAGAGAGGCAAATCCGCCTGAAAGCATCGAATGTTTACATCGGCAGCAAGATATTTGAGTGCCAGTATGTATCGAAGGCGTTCGGCGAAAAAGTCATACTGAAAGACTTCTACTACAACTTTGCCCGCTTCGAAAAGATGGGAATCGTGGGCAACAACGGCACGGGCAAGTCTACATTCATCAAGATGCTGCTCGGATTGGTACGCCCCGACAGTGGCAAATTCGACATCGGCGAAACCGTCAGCTTCGGTTACTTCTCGCAAGACGGACTGAAATTCAGAGACGACCAGAAGGTTATCGACATCATAACCGACATTGCCGACTACATAGACCTTGGCGGTGGTCGCCACATGACGGCGTCGCAGTTCCTCAACTACTTCCTTTTCACGCCCGAAATGCAGCACAACTACGTGGCAAAACTGTCGGGTGGCGAAAAGCGCAAGCTCTATCTGTGCACTGTACTGATGCACAATCCGAACTTCCTGATACTCGACGAGCCTACCAACGACCTTGATATTCAGACGCTTCAGATACTCGAAGAATACCTGCAAGACTTCCCCGGCTGTGTCATAATAGTATCGCACGACCGCTATTTCATGGATAAGGTGGTGGACCATCTGCTCGTTTTCAAAGGCGATGGACAGGTACAGGACTTCCCCGGCAACTATACGCAGTACCGAGAATACCAAGCCCTGAAGAGCAAAGAAACCATTGAAGAAAACAAGACAAAGGAAAAGAAGACCGCCACACAGCGCAACTACCACAACGAAACGCGCAAGCGAATGAGCTACAAGGAAAAACGAGAATACGAAATGCTTTCTGCCGACATAGAAAAGCTTACTAACGAGATTGAGCAGATGGAGCAACAGCTCTGTTCGGGCACGCTCGCTGTAGACCGTCTTACCGAAATCAGCATACTTTTACCAAGGAAGAAGGACGAGTTAGACGTAAAGGAACTGCGCTGGCTCGAGCTTTCCGAATTGGAATAG
- a CDS encoding porin family protein, producing the protein MKKAILSAAIMLASVGAYAQHAVGSITLQPKVGTNFANVTDAKDTDPRVGSAAGLEAEYQVTDLLSLSAGAIYSQQGYKRDWSENRIDYSIKGKLDYINVPILANVYVTKGLAVKLGLQPGFKVSSKYDNKETVAGHTVKTSGDIDAKSVDFSIPVGVSYEYANFQLDARYNWGLTKIAKGSDDKNSVIQITLGYKFAL; encoded by the coding sequence ATGAAAAAGGCTATTTTATCAGCGGCTATCATGCTCGCTTCCGTAGGTGCATACGCACAACATGCAGTAGGTTCAATCACACTTCAACCAAAGGTTGGTACCAATTTTGCCAACGTAACAGACGCAAAAGACACTGACCCACGCGTAGGTTCGGCAGCCGGTTTGGAGGCAGAATATCAGGTTACAGACCTCCTTTCTCTCTCAGCAGGTGCCATTTACTCTCAGCAGGGCTATAAAAGAGACTGGTCAGAGAATAGAATTGACTACTCAATCAAAGGCAAATTGGACTACATTAACGTGCCTATCCTTGCCAATGTGTACGTTACTAAGGGCTTGGCAGTTAAGTTAGGCTTACAGCCGGGCTTCAAAGTAAGCAGTAAATACGACAACAAGGAAACTGTTGCCGGTCATACTGTAAAGACATCTGGCGACATTGATGCCAAGAGCGTGGACTTTTCCATTCCTGTTGGTGTCTCTTACGAGTATGCAAACTTCCAGCTTGACGCCCGTTACAACTGGGGATTGACAAAGATTGCCAAGGGCAGCGACGACAAGAACTCCGTAATTCAGATTACACTTGGCTACAAGTTCGCCCTCTAA
- a CDS encoding aminoacyl-histidine dipeptidase: protein MTNMELKPARVFEQFAKINQIPRPSKHEEKMIEYLVEFGKSHNLDTKVDKTGNVLITKPATKGMENAPTIILQSHIDMVCDKLVDLDFDFHKDAIQTYVDGEWLKAKGTTLGADDGIGVAYELAILDSDDIEHGKIECLFTVDEETGLTGAFGLEPGWLTGDYLINLDSEDEGQIFVSCAGGVTTDSVFKFKREEAPSGFFFMEASVKGLIGGHSGDDINKKRANAIKLLGRFLYMEQSKMDVLLAEWNSGKLDNAIPRDGKVIFAVPADKKEEVMADWNVFTKGVEEEYHVSDPNAVWGMKSTEARPVIEKEVARRLIMAVQAVDNGPLANCQDEAIAYMVETSSNIAVVRTDENTATVIASQRSNVPSALTNMANTIKACFEMAGAEVRPHDAYPGWKMNPNSKLVEVAVEEYKKLFGKEPKVLGIHAGLECGLISEKYPNVDMMSVGPTLRFVHTPDERLLIPTAQMVWDHLLAILKNVR, encoded by the coding sequence ATGACAAACATGGAATTAAAACCAGCTCGTGTTTTCGAGCAATTCGCAAAAATCAACCAGATTCCTCGCCCATCAAAGCACGAGGAAAAGATGATAGAATATCTTGTGGAGTTTGGCAAAAGCCACAATCTGGACACCAAGGTAGACAAGACCGGCAACGTGCTTATTACCAAACCTGCAACCAAGGGTATGGAAAATGCACCCACAATCATACTGCAAAGCCATATAGACATGGTCTGCGACAAGCTCGTAGACTTGGATTTCGACTTCCATAAAGATGCCATTCAGACCTACGTGGACGGCGAATGGCTGAAAGCAAAAGGCACAACCTTGGGCGCAGACGATGGCATTGGCGTGGCTTACGAATTGGCAATACTCGACTCTGACGACATTGAGCACGGCAAGATAGAGTGTCTTTTCACGGTGGACGAGGAGACAGGACTGACCGGTGCGTTCGGTTTGGAACCGGGTTGGCTTACCGGAGACTACCTGATAAACCTCGATTCGGAAGACGAAGGACAGATTTTTGTCAGCTGTGCAGGTGGCGTTACTACCGACAGCGTGTTTAAATTCAAGCGCGAAGAGGCACCTTCCGGCTTCTTCTTTATGGAGGCAAGCGTCAAAGGACTGATTGGAGGACACTCCGGAGACGACATTAACAAGAAGCGCGCCAATGCCATCAAACTTCTCGGACGCTTCCTCTACATGGAGCAAAGCAAGATGGACGTGCTCCTTGCAGAGTGGAATTCGGGCAAATTAGACAATGCAATACCCCGCGATGGCAAGGTTATCTTCGCTGTTCCAGCCGACAAAAAGGAAGAAGTAATGGCAGACTGGAATGTCTTTACCAAGGGGGTCGAAGAGGAATACCACGTATCTGACCCTAACGCCGTGTGGGGAATGAAGAGCACAGAGGCTCGCCCCGTCATCGAAAAAGAGGTTGCCCGCCGTCTCATCATGGCTGTTCAGGCAGTTGATAACGGTCCGTTGGCTAACTGTCAGGACGAAGCTATCGCCTATATGGTAGAAACTTCGAGCAACATAGCCGTGGTAAGGACCGATGAAAACACCGCAACTGTCATTGCATCGCAGCGTTCCAACGTTCCAAGTGCGCTTACAAACATGGCAAACACCATCAAGGCATGTTTTGAAATGGCTGGTGCAGAAGTGCGTCCACATGATGCTTATCCCGGCTGGAAGATGAATCCGAACTCTAAGCTCGTAGAGGTTGCAGTGGAAGAATACAAAAAACTCTTCGGGAAAGAACCTAAGGTGCTTGGCATTCACGCCGGTCTGGAATGTGGACTCATATCAGAAAAGTATCCAAACGTAGACATGATGAGTGTTGGGCCTACCCTTCGTTTCGTGCATACACCCGACGAACGTTTGCTCATACCTACCGCCCAGATGGTCTGGGACCACTTGCTCGCCATATTAAAGAACGTAAGATAA
- a CDS encoding OmpH family outer membrane protein, translating into MKSTLSALAAAVMAFGIMSCNNQPQGNDTKETARPAAATASAGSQQIAYVEIDSIMGQYKYWKEVTKILEAKEKNIQKTLAGKQQALQQAAANFQQNVQANKFTQVQAQQIQAGIQRQAADAEALQQRLGAEYQKEVAKYNKALSDSVHNYLKTYNKDKRYVMILAKSGDNILYADDACNITTDVVQGMNKAYTGLKK; encoded by the coding sequence ATGAAAAGTACTTTAAGCGCATTGGCTGCAGCAGTAATGGCATTCGGAATAATGTCCTGCAACAATCAGCCACAAGGCAACGACACGAAAGAAACCGCCAGACCGGCAGCTGCAACAGCTTCTGCAGGTTCGCAACAGATAGCCTACGTGGAGATAGACTCTATTATGGGGCAATACAAATACTGGAAAGAAGTTACCAAGATACTCGAAGCCAAGGAGAAGAACATACAGAAAACACTTGCCGGAAAACAGCAGGCATTGCAGCAGGCAGCCGCCAACTTCCAACAAAATGTACAGGCTAACAAGTTCACACAGGTACAAGCACAACAGATTCAGGCTGGTATTCAGAGACAAGCCGCCGATGCTGAAGCCTTGCAACAACGCTTAGGAGCAGAGTATCAGAAGGAAGTTGCCAAGTACAACAAGGCGCTTTCGGACAGCGTACACAACTATCTGAAGACCTATAATAAGGATAAGAGGTATGTAATGATACTTGCTAAGAGTGGCGACAACATACTTTATGCTGACGATGCCTGCAATATTACAACAGATGTAGTGCAGGGAATGAACAAAGCATACACAGGATTAAAGAAATAA
- a CDS encoding HU family DNA-binding protein, which yields MAKTALQLIADAVAKKHKITVKEAEKFVSSMFDVMNEGLKTDKLVKVKGLGTFKVQAVKPRESVNVNTGERVLIEGHDKVSFTPDTTMKELVNKPFALFETVVLNDGVDFADLESKPDDEEKKEKADETTVSDSETVVSDEEKKETKEAITTEISDEKPSEEMPQLSAEVPMAAIEPKEEVAEEREEGQKEIVEEKEIFMEVEAEAVEKQSETVKVQSETVLEKQPETVSEMPKAAASSAEKTKKINWMLWVYIAVGIVAVMYFFGYKFGKDAALRDNKEVVRAQTKYSLAVKTKKAAKKPTVKIEKPVAKVAQPVVDKADKFRQLSSDRRIRYGAYDIIGIEKTVVLKRGQTMQSYSRRALGPDMVAYFQVLNNATTMSAGDTMKVPKVELRPQYRTK from the coding sequence ATGGCCAAGACAGCACTACAACTCATTGCCGATGCAGTGGCAAAAAAGCACAAGATAACTGTAAAGGAGGCAGAAAAGTTCGTTTCTTCCATGTTCGATGTCATGAACGAAGGACTCAAAACCGACAAGCTCGTGAAGGTAAAAGGACTTGGCACGTTTAAAGTGCAAGCTGTGAAGCCACGCGAAAGCGTAAATGTAAACACGGGAGAGCGTGTCTTGATAGAAGGACACGACAAGGTTTCGTTTACGCCCGACACTACTATGAAGGAACTTGTAAACAAGCCTTTTGCACTGTTTGAAACGGTCGTATTGAACGATGGGGTGGATTTTGCCGACTTAGAAAGCAAGCCTGATGACGAAGAAAAGAAAGAAAAAGCCGATGAAACCACTGTTTCTGACAGCGAAACCGTTGTTTCTGACGAAGAAAAGAAAGAAACAAAAGAAGCAATAACTACCGAAATCAGCGATGAAAAGCCTTCTGAAGAAATGCCACAACTATCGGCTGAAGTCCCGATGGCAGCTATTGAACCAAAAGAAGAAGTAGCAGAGGAAAGGGAAGAAGGACAGAAAGAGATCGTTGAAGAAAAGGAAATATTCATGGAGGTAGAGGCAGAAGCTGTTGAAAAGCAATCTGAAACAGTTAAAGTACAATCAGAAACAGTACTCGAGAAACAACCTGAAACGGTTTCTGAAATGCCCAAAGCAGCCGCCTCTTCTGCTGAAAAAACCAAGAAAATAAATTGGATGCTGTGGGTTTATATAGCTGTTGGCATCGTTGCAGTGATGTATTTCTTCGGTTATAAGTTCGGAAAGGATGCCGCACTTCGCGACAACAAGGAGGTTGTTCGCGCCCAAACAAAATATAGCTTGGCTGTTAAGACAAAGAAAGCAGCGAAGAAACCAACTGTCAAAATAGAGAAACCAGTTGCAAAGGTTGCACAACCGGTGGTTGATAAAGCTGATAAGTTCAGGCAGTTGAGCAGCGACAGGCGCATTCGATACGGTGCTTACGACATTATTGGCATAGAGAAGACGGTGGTTTTAAAGAGAGGACAGACCATGCAATCGTACAGTCGAAGGGCTCTCGGACCTGACATGGTGGCTTATTTCCAGGTATTAAACAATGCCACAACCATGTCAGCAGGCGACACAATGAAAGTCCCGAAGGTGGAACTTCGTCCGCAATACCGAACAAAATAA
- a CDS encoding HU family DNA-binding protein, with protein sequence MNNKEFISALADKVGRTQDETQKLVKTALQAMGDNFESGEPILVSGFGTFEVKKRLERIMVNPSTGLRMLVPPKLVLNFRAAASIKEKLKKGGAE encoded by the coding sequence ATGAACAACAAAGAATTTATAAGTGCATTGGCAGACAAGGTGGGACGCACACAAGACGAGACGCAAAAGCTTGTGAAAACCGCCTTGCAAGCAATGGGCGACAACTTTGAATCGGGCGAGCCCATACTGGTTTCAGGGTTCGGTACATTCGAAGTTAAAAAGCGACTTGAACGAATTATGGTTAATCCTTCCACTGGATTACGAATGCTTGTACCCCCTAAATTAGTGTTAAACTTCCGTGCGGCGGCTTCGATTAAAGAAAAACTGAAGAAAGGAGGGGCTGAATAA
- the rimO gene encoding 30S ribosomal protein S12 methylthiotransferase RimO produces MKKNQIDIITMGCSKNLVDSELLMKQFEANGFDCVHDSDTPEGEIAVINTCGFIEAAKEESINTILEFVNRKENGQLRQLYVMGCLSQRYKEELQKEIPEVDKFYGKFNFKQLIADLGKAEIPACDGRRHLTTPPHYAYIKIAEGCDRHCAYCAIPLITGRHRSRKMDDILNEVAELAANGVKEFQVIEQELTYYGVDLDGKHHITELVSRMADIPGVEWIRLHYAYPNQFPWDLLDVIRNKPQVCKYLDVALQHVSDHMLSRMQRHVTKQDTIHFIQTLREKVPGLHIRTTLMVGFPGETEEDFNELMDFVRWARFERMGAFAYSHEEGTYSALHYDDDVPPEVKQQRLDRLMALQQEISAEVEAEKIGQTLKVIIDRKEGDYYIGRSEFCSPDVDPEVLIKADQTLVIGNFYWAKISAADEFDLYGSVADV; encoded by the coding sequence ATGAAGAAGAATCAGATTGATATTATCACCATGGGTTGCTCGAAAAATCTTGTCGATTCCGAGCTTCTCATGAAACAGTTTGAAGCCAACGGCTTCGACTGCGTGCACGACTCGGATACTCCGGAAGGCGAAATAGCCGTAATAAACACCTGCGGTTTCATCGAAGCTGCAAAGGAAGAAAGCATCAATACGATACTCGAATTTGTGAACAGAAAGGAGAATGGGCAGCTCAGACAACTTTACGTTATGGGCTGTTTGTCGCAAAGATACAAGGAAGAACTACAGAAAGAAATTCCAGAAGTCGACAAATTCTATGGCAAATTCAACTTCAAACAACTCATTGCCGACCTTGGGAAAGCCGAAATACCAGCCTGCGACGGACGCCGGCACCTTACAACGCCGCCCCACTATGCCTATATAAAAATTGCCGAAGGGTGCGACCGTCATTGTGCCTACTGCGCCATTCCGCTGATAACGGGCAGGCATCGCTCCAGAAAAATGGACGATATACTGAACGAAGTGGCAGAATTGGCTGCCAACGGAGTAAAGGAATTCCAGGTGATTGAGCAAGAACTAACCTACTATGGGGTAGACTTGGACGGCAAACACCACATTACCGAGCTTGTTTCGCGCATGGCAGACATTCCAGGAGTGGAATGGATACGCCTCCATTACGCCTATCCGAACCAGTTTCCGTGGGACTTGCTCGATGTAATCCGCAACAAACCGCAGGTCTGCAAGTATCTTGACGTGGCTCTTCAACACGTTTCCGACCATATGCTATCGCGCATGCAACGCCACGTTACAAAGCAAGATACAATACATTTCATACAGACTTTGCGCGAAAAAGTGCCGGGACTACACATACGAACCACACTGATGGTGGGCTTCCCGGGCGAAACCGAAGAAGATTTCAACGAGTTAATGGACTTTGTAAGGTGGGCACGGTTCGAACGTATGGGCGCATTCGCCTACTCGCACGAGGAAGGAACGTACAGCGCACTACACTATGACGACGACGTTCCGCCCGAAGTGAAGCAGCAAAGGCTCGATAGGCTGATGGCTTTGCAGCAAGAAATATCGGCAGAAGTAGAGGCAGAGAAGATAGGACAGACCCTAAAGGTGATTATAGACCGCAAAGAGGGCGACTATTATATAGGTAGAAGCGAATTCTGCTCGCCCGATGTAGACCCCGAAGTGCTAATAAAAGCCGACCAGACACTTGTTATAGGCAACTTCTACTGGGCGAAAATAAGTGCAGCCGATGAGTTCGACCTCTACGGAAGTGTGGCAGACGTATAG
- the ftsY gene encoding signal recognition particle-docking protein FtsY, translating into MGFFGLFNKKKKEVLDKGLETTKQSVFSKITRAIAGKSKVDDEVLDNLEEILITSDVGVNTTVKIIERIEERIARDKYVSTSELNNVLRTEIAALLTENNTENAEDWDLPTSHKPYVILVVGVNGVGKTTTIGKLAYQFKKAGKKVYLGAADTFRAAAVEQIQIWGDRVGVPVIKQQMGSDPASVAFDTLQSAKANGADVVIIDTAGRLHNKVGLMNELKKIKDVMKKVLPEAPDDVMLVLDGSTGQNAFEQAKQFASVTQITSLAITKLDGTAKGGVVIGISDQLKVPVRYIGLGEGMEDLQLFNKEQFVDSLFKQE; encoded by the coding sequence ATGGGATTTTTTGGACTTTTCAATAAGAAGAAAAAGGAAGTGCTCGACAAGGGTCTTGAGACCACAAAGCAAAGTGTTTTCTCCAAGATAACGCGTGCCATAGCAGGCAAATCGAAGGTAGACGACGAGGTTTTAGACAATTTAGAGGAGATCCTTATAACGTCGGACGTAGGCGTTAATACTACCGTGAAGATTATTGAGCGCATCGAAGAACGCATTGCACGCGACAAATACGTTTCTACCTCGGAACTAAACAATGTTCTAAGAACCGAAATTGCAGCGCTTTTAACCGAGAACAACACCGAGAATGCCGAAGACTGGGACCTTCCAACCAGCCATAAACCATATGTTATTCTGGTGGTTGGCGTAAACGGAGTGGGCAAGACAACCACTATTGGCAAGCTCGCCTATCAGTTTAAAAAGGCTGGCAAGAAAGTATATCTGGGCGCTGCCGACACTTTCCGGGCTGCTGCCGTAGAGCAAATACAGATTTGGGGCGACCGCGTAGGTGTTCCTGTCATTAAGCAACAAATGGGTTCCGACCCCGCAAGTGTAGCGTTCGACACGCTCCAAAGTGCCAAGGCAAACGGTGCTGATGTGGTTATCATCGACACGGCTGGTCGCCTACACAACAAGGTTGGCTTGATGAACGAGCTTAAAAAGATAAAAGACGTAATGAAAAAAGTATTGCCCGAGGCTCCCGACGACGTCATGTTGGTGCTCGATGGAAGCACGGGGCAGAACGCATTCGAGCAAGCTAAGCAGTTCGCATCGGTTACACAAATCACCTCTTTAGCCATTACCAAACTCGACGGAACCGCTAAGGGCGGTGTAGTGATAGGCATTAGCGACCAATTGAAAGTGCCCGTGCGATACATTGGCTTGGGCGAAGGCATGGAAGACCTGCAGTTATTCAACAAAGAACAGTTTGTAGACAGCTTGTTTAAGCAAGAATAA
- a CDS encoding SMI1/KNR4 family protein, translating to MEFEQYEQKLTAEDLAAFEQQYNITLPKAFKEHYLQYNGGYPPYENVKGTKHLFTINSFYPIKYGVLPIEKIISDYEKSGIVFDDKIPFAYDNGGNIYLISVAQNTYGYIYIVETECAEDKVFVLVSESFTDFLNSFH from the coding sequence ATGGAATTCGAGCAATACGAACAGAAACTTACAGCGGAAGATCTTGCAGCATTTGAGCAGCAATATAATATCACACTTCCAAAGGCTTTCAAAGAGCATTATTTACAATACAACGGAGGTTACCCTCCTTATGAAAATGTAAAAGGGACAAAGCACCTTTTCACTATCAATAGCTTCTATCCAATTAAATACGGTGTACTTCCTATCGAGAAAATCATAAGCGATTACGAAAAGAGCGGTATTGTTTTCGATGACAAAATACCTTTTGCTTACGACAATGGGGGCAATATTTACCTTATTTCGGTAGCACAAAACACGTATGGATACATATATATTGTAGAAACGGAATGTGCAGAAGACAAAGTATTTGTTTTAGTTTCAGAATCCTTTACCGACTTTCTTAATTCGTTCCACTAA